One Methanobacterium sp. genomic region harbors:
- a CDS encoding glycosyltransferase family 4 protein, with translation MMQKPPKMEDQVIIKKNIGCDLEAMPEGVHDFKDIHELKRSTPKENKILMAISYPDTRLKKELESLKKSGYKVSLIIWERSWPFLLDDDVEVKSLKLDVPVGHVKTLFYFPVWWGFLLFWLLIMKWDVLHAVNFDTYFFSIIVAKIKRKPVVYDIFDFYGDVMEGFLRPLISNMDNFTMKFADVIIIADDSRIYQIGQNIKNKIITINNAPEESLFRKNRKNKEDNEFKIFLGGKITGQRCTDLIISAIKDMENVQLIIKGYCGEKNYINKLSSLTNGMKNVSMDLNGVLYDEIIQNTLDADLTLALYDPDIPNNVYASPNKLFEAMASGIPIIVNENTSMANIVQKENCGVVIPYGDKKSLIEAISCLKDNEGLRKRLGDNGRKAYENKYNWKIMENRLNSIYHQVLKG, from the coding sequence ATGATGCAAAAACCACCAAAAATGGAAGATCAGGTAATTATTAAAAAAAATATTGGCTGTGATTTAGAGGCAATGCCTGAGGGGGTACATGACTTTAAAGATATTCATGAACTTAAAAGGAGTACCCCGAAAGAAAATAAAATTTTAATGGCAATATCTTATCCAGATACCCGTTTAAAAAAGGAATTAGAGAGTCTTAAGAAAAGCGGATATAAAGTCAGTCTTATTATTTGGGAGAGAAGCTGGCCTTTTCTTTTAGATGATGATGTAGAAGTAAAAAGTTTGAAATTAGATGTCCCAGTGGGTCATGTCAAAACATTGTTCTATTTTCCTGTTTGGTGGGGTTTTCTTTTATTTTGGCTATTAATTATGAAATGGGATGTTTTGCATGCGGTTAATTTTGATACATATTTCTTTTCCATTATAGTTGCTAAAATAAAGCGAAAACCAGTTGTATATGATATTTTTGATTTTTATGGGGATGTAATGGAAGGATTTTTAAGACCACTCATTTCAAACATGGATAACTTTACAATGAAGTTTGCTGACGTCATTATAATTGCTGATGATTCCAGAATTTATCAAATTGGTCAAAACATTAAAAATAAGATTATAACAATAAATAATGCTCCTGAAGAGAGCTTATTTAGAAAAAATAGAAAAAATAAGGAGGATAATGAATTTAAAATATTTTTAGGCGGCAAAATAACAGGGCAAAGATGCACAGATCTAATTATTTCGGCTATAAAAGACATGGAAAATGTCCAATTAATTATCAAAGGGTACTGCGGCGAAAAAAATTATATAAATAAATTATCATCGTTGACTAATGGTATGAAAAATGTAAGTATGGACTTAAATGGCGTTTTATATGATGAAATAATTCAAAACACGCTTGATGCTGATCTGACTTTGGCATTATATGATCCAGATATTCCTAACAATGTGTACGCTAGTCCAAATAAACTTTTTGAGGCAATGGCATCAGGAATACCCATAATTGTGAATGAAAATACATCAATGGCGAATATTGTGCAAAAAGAGAATTGTGGAGTAGTAATACCTTATGGAGATAAAAAGTCTTTAATAGAGGCAATATCTTGTTTAAAAGATAATGAAGGGTTGCGGAAAAGATTAGGAGACAATGGCAGGAAAGCTTATGAAAACAAGTATAATTGGAAAATTATGGAGAATCGATTGAACAGTATCTATCATCAAGTTCTTAAAGGTTAG
- a CDS encoding DUF1972 domain-containing protein translates to MKIAIVGSRGIPAKYGGFETFAQGLTENLVERGYEVSVSCEYESPHSRKNSYNGAALEYFPIKPPENYFLRKFYENLSDIYFLIKLSRKHELIYFLGIEVGMFLFIPLILNRKSKLIVNVDGVMWKRSKFNLFERWLLKLNHIMATIFAHKIIVDSQEMKNYVNNKYLDKTVYISYGIDACDPIVGNDDFKEQIKKYTSFRITPGNYFLVVARMEPENNIQTIVEAFSQLNVDIPLLIVGDFTSSQYQKKIESITVDMPSDVIFMGSIYDQKFLNMLRQNCRAYIHGHSVGGTNPSLLEAAVSRNIIIAHDNPFNREVCGKSAFYFKNSSELTRKLELVYNYPETCLYLKDEVYHRVLEGYSWDKITENYISLFKQISQEDNELITTLEMDYERKRV, encoded by the coding sequence ATGAAAATTGCAATTGTGGGCTCAAGAGGTATACCTGCCAAATATGGTGGATTTGAAACATTTGCACAGGGATTAACTGAAAATCTGGTAGAAAGAGGATATGAAGTTTCGGTAAGCTGCGAATATGAATCCCCTCATTCGCGCAAAAATAGTTATAATGGCGCAGCACTGGAATACTTTCCAATAAAACCACCTGAAAATTATTTTTTAAGAAAGTTTTATGAGAATCTTTCGGATATATATTTTCTGATAAAATTAAGCCGAAAACATGAACTGATTTATTTCCTTGGTATAGAAGTAGGTATGTTTCTTTTCATTCCATTGATCCTCAATCGGAAGTCAAAGCTTATTGTAAACGTAGATGGAGTCATGTGGAAGAGGAGTAAGTTCAATCTATTTGAGAGATGGCTTCTGAAATTAAATCATATAATGGCAACCATATTTGCACATAAAATAATTGTCGATTCTCAAGAGATGAAAAATTATGTAAATAATAAATATCTGGACAAAACAGTCTATATTTCATATGGTATCGACGCATGTGATCCTATTGTAGGGAATGACGACTTTAAAGAGCAGATTAAAAAATATACTTCCTTTAGAATAACTCCTGGAAATTATTTTTTGGTGGTAGCCCGTATGGAGCCGGAAAATAATATTCAAACCATAGTTGAGGCGTTTTCCCAGTTAAATGTTGACATCCCTCTTTTGATCGTGGGGGATTTCACCAGTTCCCAATATCAGAAAAAAATTGAGTCTATAACTGTCGATATGCCCTCTGATGTAATATTTATGGGATCAATCTATGATCAAAAATTTTTAAACATGCTCAGGCAGAATTGCAGGGCTTATATTCATGGTCATTCGGTTGGGGGAACTAATCCTTCCCTTTTAGAGGCAGCGGTTTCTCGTAATATAATTATAGCCCATGATAATCCATTTAACCGCGAAGTTTGTGGAAAATCTGCATTTTATTTTAAAAACAGCTCTGAACTTACAAGAAAACTTGAACTCGTATATAACTATCCTGAAACCTGTCTATATCTTAAGGATGAAGTTTATCATCGTGTGTTGGAGGGTTATTCATGGGATAAGATCACTGAAAATTACATTTCTCTCTTCAAGCAAATTTCTCAGGAAGATAATGAATTAATCACAACTTTGGAGATGGATTATGAGCGAAAAAGAGTATGA
- a CDS encoding glycosyltransferase family 2 protein translates to MEDVTFLIPAYNEEKSIGTLLNNIKILYSNSKILVVDNNSEDKTPEIAKKAGVTVINEKKQGKGNAIRKGFEKVNSDYVVMMDADNTYDPKDASNLIKRLIEDKADLVLGSRLNGERKDGSISKLNLVGNHILSFVASLFYINISDVCTGYWAFKREVIEYLLQTGIDSNGFELEAEMLAKVSKGDFRVFEVPINYNCRIDEPKLNSVKDGWRIFRTLLYYRS, encoded by the coding sequence ATGGAAGATGTAACATTTTTAATTCCTGCATATAATGAAGAAAAATCAATTGGGACTCTTTTGAATAATATCAAAATATTATATTCAAATTCGAAGATCTTAGTAGTTGATAATAATTCGGAGGATAAAACTCCCGAAATTGCAAAGAAAGCTGGTGTAACAGTAATTAACGAAAAAAAGCAGGGAAAAGGTAATGCAATAAGAAAAGGTTTTGAGAAAGTTAATTCGGATTATGTTGTAATGATGGATGCAGATAATACATATGATCCTAAAGACGCTTCAAATCTCATAAAACGATTAATAGAAGATAAAGCGGATTTAGTTCTCGGATCTAGGTTGAATGGTGAAAGAAAAGATGGTTCTATTAGTAAACTTAATTTAGTTGGTAATCATATCCTTAGTTTCGTTGCAAGTTTATTTTATATTAACATATCCGATGTCTGTACAGGATACTGGGCTTTTAAAAGAGAAGTTATAGAATATCTGTTACAGACGGGTATCGATTCTAATGGATTTGAATTAGAGGCAGAAATGCTTGCAAAGGTTTCTAAAGGAGATTTCAGAGTTTTTGAAGTCCCCATTAATTATAACTGTAGGATAGATGAACCAAAATTGAACTCAGTAAAGGATGGATGGAGAATATTCAGGACATTATTATATTACAGGAGTTAA
- a CDS encoding glycosyltransferase, translating to MKKEKISADPLVSIVIPSLNSEKTIEKCLNSIKNQTYGNIEVILVDAGSDDRTVEIANKWDVNVSEGNIKNRSKQTNIGVEMSKGEYIYRLDSDVVLSSNVVQECVRKCENGDYDALSTYWGPDPSISFWAKIRKFEKDCYKYDSSRNVSRFYKKKVFEEIGGCNENMIFGEDYDIQNRIKTQNYKIGFVESEGLHLGEPRTLKEVISKQYYYGQTMKEFLKENKSMGLVQVSPLRTSFFINWKKFVKNPFLTLSFLFYEIIYYSSTMAGYLRI from the coding sequence ATGAAAAAAGAAAAAATTTCCGCTGATCCGCTGGTATCGATTGTTATACCTTCCCTAAATTCAGAAAAAACCATTGAAAAATGTTTAAATAGTATTAAAAATCAGACCTACGGCAACATCGAAGTTATACTAGTTGATGCGGGATCTGATGACAGGACAGTTGAAATAGCTAATAAATGGGATGTTAATGTGAGTGAAGGTAATATCAAAAACAGGTCAAAACAAACCAATATTGGTGTAGAAATGTCTAAAGGAGAATATATTTATAGATTAGATTCTGATGTAGTTTTATCCAGTAATGTGGTTCAGGAATGCGTAAGAAAATGTGAAAACGGTGATTATGACGCATTATCAACATATTGGGGTCCTGATCCAAGCATAAGCTTCTGGGCTAAAATTAGAAAATTCGAAAAAGATTGTTATAAATATGATTCCAGCAGGAATGTTTCCCGGTTTTATAAGAAAAAAGTGTTCGAGGAGATAGGAGGATGCAACGAAAATATGATTTTTGGTGAAGATTATGACATACAAAACCGAATAAAAACTCAAAATTATAAAATCGGTTTTGTAGAATCTGAAGGTTTGCATTTAGGCGAACCCCGGACTCTGAAGGAAGTCATATCAAAACAGTACTACTATGGCCAGACCATGAAAGAATTTTTGAAAGAGAACAAATCGATGGGATTGGTTCAGGTTTCTCCCCTTAGAACATCTTTTTTTATTAACTGGAAAAAATTTGTGAAAAATCCATTTTTAACATTATCATTCCTTTTTTATGAGATAATTTATTATTCTAGCACTATGGCAGGTTATTTAAGAATATAA